In Sedimentibacter sp. MB31-C6, one genomic interval encodes:
- a CDS encoding aldehyde ferredoxin oxidoreductase family protein — MYNQFPDAKVLEVDLFSHNVKLKTLPGEIYRHYPGGSALGLYLAIQSIKTGIDPLSHENVLVFSVSALTGLPISGISRLNVTAKSPLTGTMGDSQAGGYFPAYLKGNGYDAIVIKGKAEKPVYLYIDGDKVELKDAHNIWGKVTGESEKIIKAELEREDVEIAQIGQGGENLVKFACIINMCNRANGRNGMGAVMGSKNLKAVVVSKRKALKPYDNEKFAELSKSVRTRLKENEAVSGLGKYGTDGDLEGFSEAGFLPTNNWTSGYFPEGANKITGTTMFDTILKERDTCFSCAVRCKRVVEVDGMVDPLYGGPEYETVASFGSYCGVTNLEYISLANQLCNMYGLDTISCGATIAFAMECYEKKLINNEETEGIKLNFGNAEALPLLIEKIAKKEGIGKLLAEGSYRAAKQLGTEAINLCVTVKGQELPAHMPQYKPAVGLVYAVNPFGADHQSSEHDPFLLLSSDSRERKRLAKIGIHKGYDDTTIMDDEKVRFAFESQKYFSVLDTLCLCQFVWGPSWELYGPDDLVGLCKYGIGWDTSIYELMQIGERRINMMRYFNAKEGFTKEEDKMPERMFEPLKEGPTDGIILNREDHEKSKEFYYEIAGWDKETGNPTESTMRKLSLHWELNGN; from the coding sequence ATGTATAATCAATTTCCTGATGCAAAAGTGTTAGAGGTAGATTTATTTTCACATAATGTTAAATTAAAAACACTTCCTGGAGAAATTTATAGACATTATCCTGGTGGCTCAGCCTTAGGACTTTATCTGGCAATCCAAAGTATAAAGACTGGAATCGATCCTTTATCTCATGAAAATGTTCTTGTGTTTTCTGTATCAGCATTGACCGGACTCCCAATAAGTGGAATAAGCAGACTAAATGTTACCGCCAAAAGTCCCCTTACCGGCACTATGGGTGATAGTCAAGCAGGAGGATATTTTCCAGCATATTTAAAAGGGAATGGTTATGATGCTATTGTAATAAAAGGAAAAGCAGAAAAACCTGTTTATTTATATATTGATGGAGATAAGGTAGAATTAAAGGATGCTCATAATATATGGGGTAAAGTAACAGGTGAATCAGAAAAAATTATTAAAGCAGAATTAGAAAGAGAAGATGTCGAAATAGCTCAAATTGGTCAAGGTGGAGAAAATTTAGTTAAGTTTGCATGTATAATCAATATGTGCAATAGAGCTAATGGTAGAAATGGTATGGGAGCTGTAATGGGATCGAAAAACCTTAAAGCAGTTGTAGTATCTAAAAGAAAAGCATTAAAACCATATGACAATGAAAAATTTGCTGAATTATCAAAAAGTGTAAGAACTCGATTGAAAGAAAACGAAGCTGTATCAGGATTAGGTAAATATGGGACTGATGGAGATTTGGAAGGCTTCAGCGAGGCAGGTTTTTTACCAACAAATAATTGGACTTCAGGCTATTTCCCTGAAGGAGCTAATAAAATAACAGGTACTACAATGTTTGATACCATTTTAAAAGAAAGAGATACTTGCTTTTCTTGTGCTGTTAGATGTAAAAGAGTTGTAGAAGTAGATGGTATGGTAGACCCTCTATATGGTGGACCAGAATATGAGACGGTCGCATCATTTGGATCATATTGTGGTGTAACTAATTTAGAATATATATCATTAGCTAATCAGCTTTGTAATATGTATGGATTAGATACAATTTCTTGTGGAGCTACTATAGCATTTGCTATGGAATGTTATGAAAAGAAGTTAATTAATAATGAAGAAACTGAAGGAATAAAGCTTAATTTTGGAAACGCTGAAGCGCTTCCTTTGTTAATAGAAAAAATAGCTAAAAAAGAAGGTATTGGTAAATTATTAGCTGAAGGAAGTTATAGGGCAGCCAAACAGTTAGGAACTGAAGCTATAAACCTATGCGTAACGGTAAAAGGACAGGAGTTGCCAGCTCATATGCCACAATATAAACCAGCAGTAGGTCTTGTATATGCAGTAAACCCATTTGGAGCTGATCATCAATCTAGTGAGCATGATCCATTTTTATTACTGTCATCTGATAGTAGAGAAAGAAAAAGATTAGCTAAGATAGGGATACATAAAGGCTATGATGATACGACTATAATGGATGATGAAAAAGTTAGATTTGCTTTTGAAAGTCAGAAATATTTTTCAGTTTTAGATACATTATGTTTATGTCAATTTGTATGGGGACCATCTTGGGAACTATACGGACCAGATGATTTAGTTGGACTTTGTAAATATGGAATAGGATGGGATACTTCAATATATGAATTGATGCAAATAGGGGAAAGGCGTATTAATATGATGAGATATTTTAACGCTAAGGAAGGATTTACCAAAGAAGAAGATAAAATGCCAGAAAGGATGTTTGAACCGTTAAAAGAGGGGCCAACTGATGGCATTATATTAAATAGAGAGGACCACGAAAAGTCTAAAGAATTTTATTATGAAATTGCAGGATGGGATAAGGAAACAGGAAATCCTACAGAATCAACAATGAGAAAATTATCTTTGCATTGGGAATTAAATGGAAACTAA
- a CDS encoding M56 family metallopeptidase, whose product MSELFLTVLNMSLTASYVIVFVILIRFLLKKAPKVISYALWGVVAFRLLIPFSFESMFSLMPRNTNAVPIPQDIIYQQIPQINSGIKVVDSFVNNSFPAPTIGASVNPLQIYVEMGAYIWVLGIIALLVYSLISILTLKRRLKSAQLIEKNIFEAKNLKTPFVLGLISPKIYLPYRLNAIERSYILLHEQTHIHRKDHIIKILGFLILSVHWFNPLVWIAFMLMSADMELSCDERVLKEMNEDIKKPYANSLLSLATGEYIFNCNPLAFGEGNVKGRIKNVLNYKKPRFWVVVLAAIVALAIGIGLLVNPGVNSSIPRLITGYMVIEDDLLYIDEVEIIYREDTERIEELEELGESITTPSGYHIYNPDTDKQTFKITKETTYTFVDYSFLFLEDGVADRLYTTTNKEEFMLHLDESYSDSPPAQKVPFFIEVKDGKVISITEKIEFTI is encoded by the coding sequence ATGAGTGAACTATTTCTTACTGTTTTAAATATGAGCCTTACGGCAAGTTATGTAATTGTTTTTGTAATACTCATCAGGTTTCTACTCAAAAAAGCTCCAAAAGTCATCTCCTATGCCTTATGGGGTGTGGTTGCTTTTCGCCTTTTAATTCCATTCTCCTTTGAAAGCATGTTTAGTCTTATGCCACGTAATACGAATGCTGTACCAATCCCCCAAGATATTATCTATCAACAAATTCCGCAGATTAACAGCGGGATAAAAGTGGTTGATTCATTTGTAAACAATTCATTTCCTGCACCGACTATAGGGGCAAGTGTGAATCCACTTCAGATATACGTGGAAATGGGGGCATACATCTGGGTATTAGGCATAATAGCTTTGCTTGTTTATAGCCTTATATCTATTTTGACATTAAAAAGACGGCTTAAAAGTGCACAATTAATAGAGAAAAATATCTTCGAAGCAAAGAATTTGAAAACACCATTTGTGCTTGGATTGATAAGCCCCAAGATATATTTACCTTATAGACTTAATGCTATTGAACGAAGCTATATTTTGCTACATGAACAAACCCATATTCACCGGAAAGACCATATTATAAAAATTTTAGGCTTCCTAATATTGTCCGTCCACTGGTTTAACCCCCTCGTGTGGATTGCATTCATGTTAATGAGTGCGGATATGGAACTTTCCTGTGATGAAAGAGTATTGAAAGAGATGAATGAAGATATTAAAAAACCATATGCTAATTCGTTATTGTCACTTGCAACAGGGGAGTATATTTTTAATTGTAATCCACTTGCTTTTGGCGAGGGAAATGTGAAAGGGAGGATTAAAAACGTGTTAAATTATAAAAAACCAAGATTTTGGGTGGTTGTATTAGCAGCCATTGTTGCACTAGCCATTGGGATTGGGCTTTTGGTAAATCCCGGTGTAAATTCATCCATACCAAGATTAATAACAGGATACATGGTAATAGAAGATGACTTATTATATATTGATGAAGTTGAAATAATTTACAGGGAAGATACAGAACGAATAGAAGAACTTGAAGAATTGGGGGAAAGCATCACTACACCCAGTGGTTATCACATTTATAATCCGGACACAGACAAGCAAACTTTTAAAATCACAAAGGAAACAACATATACATTTGTTGATTATAGTTTTCTATTTCTTGAAGATGGGGTTGCGGATAGATTATATACAACAACAAATAAAGAAGAGTTTATGCTACACTTAGATGAATCATATTCTGATTCACCACCGGCGCAAAAGGTTCCATTTTTTATAGAAGTAAAAGATGGTAAGGTAATAAGTATTACAGAGAAAATTGAATTTACCATTTAG
- a CDS encoding TRAP transporter substrate-binding protein produces the protein MKKLFLSSISILLITILLVGCGENTTSPTAGGDQETYNWRFAHEENNGSIQDVYVKKFVEVLEEKSGGKINIDIYPVGQIGDATQQAELLQNGGLEFAMVSPGNTGTIVPENQLFSLHFLFSENMDVNREVFKTSKALNEILSDKYLEKNIQVLSYWTEGPMEWTTKNPVNTPEKWKGVKMRTMPSPMIVASYEAYGANPTPVPYMEVYSGLQLNMIEGQENPISAIQEMKFYEVQDYLTLGSSSLYVTCTCVNPEFFNGLPEDIQQMILDTADELVDFSFEAQADLNGGALDLIKADSDIEVVELTKEERAAFKEASKSAYDKYIEMVGADGEKILNTLLEEIAAVEGK, from the coding sequence ATGAAGAAATTATTTTTAAGTTCAATATCTATATTACTAATCACAATATTGTTAGTAGGTTGCGGAGAAAACACTACTTCACCAACTGCAGGTGGGGACCAAGAGACATATAATTGGAGATTTGCGCATGAAGAAAACAATGGAAGTATTCAAGATGTTTATGTAAAAAAATTTGTCGAAGTTCTTGAAGAAAAATCAGGTGGTAAAATTAATATAGATATTTACCCTGTAGGACAAATTGGTGATGCTACTCAACAAGCTGAATTATTACAAAACGGCGGATTAGAATTTGCTATGGTATCCCCGGGAAATACTGGTACAATAGTTCCAGAAAATCAACTATTCTCTTTGCACTTTTTATTTTCAGAAAATATGGACGTAAACAGAGAAGTGTTTAAAACAAGTAAAGCATTAAATGAAATATTATCAGATAAATATTTAGAGAAAAATATTCAAGTTTTATCATATTGGACTGAAGGACCGATGGAATGGACTACAAAGAATCCAGTTAATACTCCTGAAAAATGGAAAGGAGTTAAAATGAGAACAATGCCTTCTCCTATGATAGTAGCTTCATACGAAGCTTATGGAGCTAATCCCACACCAGTTCCTTATATGGAAGTATATAGTGGACTTCAATTAAATATGATCGAAGGTCAAGAAAACCCAATCTCTGCAATACAAGAAATGAAGTTCTACGAAGTACAAGATTATTTAACATTAGGGTCATCAAGCTTATATGTTACATGTACATGCGTGAATCCAGAATTTTTTAATGGATTACCAGAAGATATTCAACAAATGATTTTAGATACAGCAGATGAATTAGTAGATTTTTCATTTGAAGCTCAAGCTGATCTTAATGGTGGAGCTTTAGATTTAATTAAAGCAGACAGTGATATTGAAGTAGTTGAATTAACAAAAGAAGAAAGAGCGGCATTCAAAGAAGCTTCTAAATCAGCGTATGATAAATATATTGAAATGGTAGGTGCTGATGGAGAAAAAATATTAAACACTCTTTTAGAAGAAATAGCAGCCGTTGAAGGAAAATAA
- the rlmD gene encoding 23S rRNA (uracil(1939)-C(5))-methyltransferase RlmD: MLEVGQIKEVNILDLNYLGKGVAKVDDFVVFVEDAIEGDYVEIEITEVKKNYAIGRVLSTINPSKNRIEPPCQYYTQCGGCQLMHINYDEQSKFKKTRVINELKRVKVNLDNVSIHDTIEMKEPFRYRNKTAFSVKNISNKVVIGPYEQGTYNTVDINTCMLQSSVADKVITLIKKAIKKYNIKPYDKKTKTGTIRSIVIRNNKKNELMLIIVTVSEKFQQKDIIVKELVNEIKELKTIIQNINSKNTNLVMGDKNIVLYGEGTIKDNIGDLIFNISPNTFFQVNPIQTEKLYDTALKYANLNKEDICFDIYCGIGTISLMASKYAKKVYGIEIVEQSIINARENAKLNNIKNAEFYAGKAEKILPKLYSKNIKGNVVILDPPRKGCEKEVIDTIINMNPEKVVYVSCNPSTLARDIKLLESGGYKLKIVQPVDQFPWTVHVECVILMQRSGIEDKK; the protein is encoded by the coding sequence ATGTTAGAGGTAGGTCAAATAAAAGAGGTTAATATATTAGATTTAAATTATCTCGGAAAAGGTGTTGCAAAAGTAGATGACTTTGTTGTGTTTGTAGAAGATGCAATAGAAGGTGATTATGTTGAGATAGAAATAACAGAAGTAAAGAAAAATTATGCGATTGGAAGAGTACTAAGTACCATTAATCCATCAAAAAATAGAATAGAACCACCATGTCAATATTATACACAATGTGGTGGATGTCAGCTGATGCATATTAATTATGATGAACAGTCTAAATTTAAAAAAACAAGAGTAATAAACGAGTTGAAAAGAGTTAAAGTTAACTTAGACAATGTTTCGATTCATGACACTATAGAAATGAAAGAACCATTTAGATACAGAAATAAAACAGCCTTTTCAGTTAAGAATATTAGTAATAAAGTAGTTATTGGTCCTTATGAACAAGGTACATATAATACAGTTGATATAAATACTTGTATGCTTCAAAGTAGTGTTGCAGATAAAGTTATTACACTTATAAAAAAAGCAATAAAAAAATATAATATTAAACCATATGATAAAAAAACGAAAACTGGAACAATTCGTAGTATTGTTATCAGAAATAATAAAAAAAATGAGTTGATGCTCATAATAGTAACAGTTTCAGAAAAATTCCAACAAAAAGATATTATCGTTAAAGAACTCGTTAATGAAATTAAAGAATTAAAAACTATTATACAAAATATAAATAGCAAAAATACAAATTTAGTAATGGGAGATAAAAATATTGTTTTGTATGGAGAGGGTACAATAAAAGATAATATAGGTGACTTAATATTTAATATATCTCCAAATACTTTTTTTCAGGTTAATCCTATACAAACAGAAAAGTTATATGATACTGCTTTAAAATATGCAAATTTAAATAAAGAAGATATATGTTTTGATATTTATTGTGGGATAGGTACAATATCACTAATGGCTTCAAAATATGCAAAGAAGGTTTATGGAATTGAAATTGTAGAACAATCAATTATTAATGCAAGAGAAAATGCTAAGCTAAATAATATAAAAAATGCGGAATTTTATGCAGGTAAGGCAGAAAAAATACTGCCAAAGTTGTATAGTAAAAATATAAAAGGAAATGTTGTTATATTAGATCCTCCAAGAAAAGGCTGTGAAAAAGAAGTAATAGATACAATAATAAATATGAATCCAGAAAAAGTGGTATATGTATCATGCAACCCTTCAACTTTAGCAAGAGATATTAAGCTTTTAGAAAGTGGTGGATATAAACTAAAAATAGTTCAGCCTGTAGACCAATTCCCTTGGACAGTGCACGTGGAGTGCGTGATTCTGATGCAGCGTAGTGGTATAGAGGATAAAAAATAG
- a CDS encoding BlaI/MecI/CopY family transcriptional regulator: MKYYKLAETEEKFAELIWQNEPIGSGDLVKLSEKEMNWKKSTTYTVLKKLCDKGIFQNENAVVSSQISKDEYYAKQSIRFVEDTFGGSLPKFLTSFISGKKISNYQAEELKRLIDEHKEV, from the coding sequence ATGAAATATTATAAACTCGCAGAAACTGAAGAAAAGTTTGCCGAATTAATCTGGCAGAACGAACCGATTGGCTCCGGCGATCTTGTGAAGCTAAGTGAAAAAGAAATGAATTGGAAAAAATCCACAACATATACAGTACTTAAAAAGTTATGTGATAAGGGTATTTTTCAAAATGAAAATGCAGTGGTTTCATCTCAAATTTCAAAGGATGAATATTACGCCAAGCAAAGTATACGTTTCGTGGAGGATACCTTTGGAGGGTCACTGCCGAAATTTCTAACATCTTTTATCAGTGGCAAAAAAATAAGTAATTATCAAGCTGAAGAGTTGAAAAGATTGATTGATGAGCATAAGGAGGTGTAG
- a CDS encoding DMT family transporter: MKKQELKSVLMLLLTAAIWGFAFVAQRVGMQHVGAFTFNGIRFALGSLSLLPVIYFFDKKSKENNPEKNKEKENVKLTIKSGIVAGSVLFIAASLQQVGLIYTTAGKAGFITSLYIVLVPILGIFLKQKTHFTTWIGALTAVIGLYFLSVNESFTIEFGDLLEIIGAFFWAAHIQLIDKYVKNIDAVKLSSVQFASCAILSIITAFIFEDINFSGITNAAIPILYGGIMSAGVAYTLQAIGQKHAKPSHAAIALSMEALFAAIGGIWLLSERLPLRGYVGCALMLTGMLIAQSENLKNSKADASQ; the protein is encoded by the coding sequence ATGAAAAAGCAAGAATTAAAATCTGTATTAATGTTGTTATTAACTGCAGCAATATGGGGTTTTGCATTTGTTGCGCAGAGGGTTGGCATGCAGCACGTAGGAGCATTTACTTTTAATGGCATACGATTTGCCTTAGGAAGTTTATCTTTACTACCTGTTATTTATTTTTTTGACAAAAAATCCAAAGAAAACAATCCAGAGAAAAACAAAGAAAAAGAGAATGTTAAACTTACTATTAAATCAGGAATTGTTGCTGGAAGTGTTTTATTTATAGCTGCATCTCTTCAACAAGTAGGACTTATTTACACTACTGCTGGTAAAGCAGGATTTATTACCAGTCTTTACATAGTGCTTGTTCCTATTTTAGGTATATTTCTAAAACAAAAAACACATTTTACAACTTGGATTGGGGCACTTACTGCAGTAATTGGTCTCTACTTTTTAAGTGTAAATGAGAGTTTCACAATTGAATTTGGAGATTTGTTAGAAATCATAGGTGCTTTCTTCTGGGCGGCTCATATTCAATTAATTGATAAGTACGTCAAAAATATTGATGCTGTTAAATTATCGTCTGTTCAATTTGCTTCGTGTGCTATTCTAAGTATAATAACTGCATTTATTTTTGAAGATATTAATTTCAGTGGAATTACTAATGCAGCCATTCCAATACTATATGGTGGTATTATGTCAGCAGGTGTAGCTTACACATTGCAAGCTATTGGACAAAAACATGCAAAACCTTCACATGCAGCTATAGCTCTTAGCATGGAAGCTTTATTTGCAGCAATAGGTGGAATCTGGCTATTATCAGAAAGACTACCATTGAGAGGATATGTTGGTTGTGCACTAATGCTTACAGGAATGCTTATAGCACAGTCTGAAAATTTAAAAAATTCAAAAGCAGATGCTTCTCAGTAA
- a CDS encoding M20 metallopeptidase family protein: MKYLKKEIKELEGELINLRRDFHMYPELGYEEYRTSKIVYDYLKNLGLEVKNVAKTGVVGLLQGREPGKTVMLRADMDALPQMEKTGLPYKSTNKGVMHACGHDGHTAMLMIAAKILSNYKDNIKGNIKFVFQPNEEEAGALDMINEGMLDNPKVDGALGIHLWTPLKSGEIGIAEGPIMAALEEFELTITGKSGHTGSPHTAIDPILASTNIIQSLQSIQTREINPLFPITIMVGKINGGTGRNIIAEKVELGGTIRFLFKDEVREKKILLEKIERVIKGISEAMGVEYNLKFIPSNPSLLNNANMVNYVKKAAFETYGVDNNVVEYRNMAGEDFAEFSQRVPSILYFIGNGNDEKGTNYPHHHPMFNIDEDTLKYGVEMHVRTALDFLNNKN, translated from the coding sequence ATGAAGTATTTAAAAAAGGAAATAAAAGAATTAGAAGGTGAATTAATAAATTTACGTAGAGACTTTCATATGTATCCTGAATTAGGATATGAAGAATATAGAACTTCTAAAATTGTATATGATTATTTGAAAAATCTTGGCTTGGAAGTGAAAAACGTAGCAAAAACTGGAGTAGTTGGGTTGCTACAAGGAAGGGAACCAGGTAAGACTGTAATGCTTAGAGCGGATATGGATGCATTGCCACAAATGGAAAAGACAGGGCTTCCTTATAAATCTACTAATAAAGGTGTTATGCATGCTTGTGGGCATGATGGTCATACTGCTATGTTAATGATAGCAGCGAAAATATTATCTAATTATAAAGATAATATTAAAGGAAATATAAAGTTTGTATTTCAACCTAACGAAGAAGAGGCGGGAGCACTGGATATGATAAATGAGGGTATGTTAGATAATCCAAAAGTTGATGGTGCACTTGGAATACATTTATGGACACCACTAAAGAGTGGTGAGATAGGAATTGCAGAAGGACCGATAATGGCTGCTTTAGAGGAGTTTGAGCTTACTATAACAGGTAAATCAGGTCATACAGGTTCACCACATACAGCCATTGACCCAATTTTAGCATCAACTAATATAATACAAAGTTTGCAATCAATCCAAACAAGAGAAATTAACCCTTTATTCCCTATAACCATAATGGTAGGAAAGATAAATGGCGGAACTGGTAGAAATATAATTGCTGAAAAGGTTGAGTTAGGTGGTACCATTAGATTTTTATTTAAAGATGAAGTAAGAGAAAAGAAAATTTTATTAGAAAAAATTGAAAGGGTTATTAAGGGAATATCTGAAGCTATGGGTGTTGAATATAATTTAAAATTCATCCCTAGCAATCCATCATTGCTTAATAATGCAAATATGGTTAATTACGTGAAAAAGGCTGCATTTGAAACTTATGGTGTAGACAACAACGTTGTTGAATATAGAAACATGGCAGGGGAAGATTTTGCTGAGTTTTCGCAAAGAGTTCCCAGTATATTGTACTTTATTGGTAATGGTAATGATGAAAAAGGAACTAATTATCCTCATCATCATCCAATGTTTAATATTGACGAAGATACTCTTAAATATGGAGTAGAAATGCATGTAAGAACAGCTTTAGATTTTCTAAATAATAAAAATTAA
- the glyA gene encoding serine hydroxymethyltransferase produces MLKSTRDIDNLLKKHENYRESCLNLIASENYASNKVRSYLSCDFGNRYGCYVTENPQEREYTGNKYIYEFEMATQELVKDIFKAKYADLRPISGHMAGMSVVLALLEPGDLVIEVHLKDWGHGLVGPMCQIRQFNETIDVKYMDFNEDRAVDIEKLKVQVKELKPKLVIMGGSGTIFAEPVKEVRELADEYGFLIAYDASHVTGLIASGVFPNPLNEGAHIMFGSTHKSFPGPQGGFVVSNNEELIFNVGNTISPSLVTSHHLNRLPALATSILEMKKFGNDYGKQIVKNSKALAVSLEKYGFNVLGKNRGFTDTHLLLIDLGDIIDIAPAQYLEKAGILCSDDFSGNSTEVRIGTPEVTRRGMKEKDMETIALFFKRILLDKEPAELVSKDVEQFNRQFLGTEYSF; encoded by the coding sequence ATGTTGAAATCGACAAGAGATATAGATAATTTGCTTAAAAAACATGAAAATTATAGGGAAAGCTGCTTGAACCTTATTGCTTCAGAAAATTATGCAAGTAATAAAGTTAGAAGTTATTTAAGTTGCGATTTTGGAAATAGATATGGTTGTTATGTTACTGAAAACCCACAGGAAAGAGAATACACAGGTAATAAATATATATATGAATTTGAAATGGCTACTCAAGAGTTAGTTAAAGATATTTTTAAAGCAAAATATGCAGATTTAAGACCAATAAGTGGACATATGGCAGGAATGTCTGTAGTACTTGCACTGTTAGAACCTGGTGATTTAGTTATAGAGGTACATTTAAAAGACTGGGGTCATGGTTTAGTAGGTCCTATGTGTCAAATTAGACAATTTAATGAGACTATTGATGTTAAATACATGGACTTTAATGAAGATAGAGCAGTTGATATAGAAAAATTAAAAGTACAAGTAAAAGAACTAAAACCAAAGTTAGTTATAATGGGTGGTTCAGGTACTATTTTTGCAGAACCTGTAAAGGAAGTAAGAGAATTAGCAGATGAGTATGGATTTTTAATCGCTTATGATGCTTCACATGTTACTGGATTAATTGCATCAGGGGTCTTTCCTAATCCTCTTAATGAGGGAGCACATATAATGTTTGGTAGTACTCACAAGTCATTCCCTGGTCCTCAAGGAGGTTTTGTTGTTTCGAATAATGAAGAGCTAATTTTTAATGTTGGAAATACTATATCTCCATCATTAGTTACAAGCCATCATTTAAATAGACTTCCTGCTTTAGCTACATCAATATTAGAGATGAAGAAATTTGGAAATGATTATGGAAAACAAATTGTTAAAAATTCAAAAGCTTTAGCAGTGTCATTAGAAAAGTACGGATTTAATGTTCTAGGTAAAAATAGGGGATTTACTGATACTCATCTTTTACTTATTGATTTAGGAGATATAATAGACATTGCACCTGCACAATATTTAGAAAAGGCTGGAATATTATGTTCAGATGACTTTTCAGGAAACAGTACTGAAGTACGCATTGGTACACCTGAAGTAACTAGAAGAGGCATGAAAGAAAAAGACATGGAGACAATTGCATTATTTTTCAAAAGAATTTTGCTAGATAAAGAACCAGCTGAATTAGTATCAAAAGATGTAGAGCAATTCAACAGACAGTTTTTAGGAACAGAATATTCCTTTTAA